From a region of the Lactuca sativa cultivar Salinas chromosome 4, Lsat_Salinas_v11, whole genome shotgun sequence genome:
- the LOC111898914 gene encoding uncharacterized protein LOC111898914, with protein sequence MNSESKRKFHQYVEVEEVGQLKKRVAHLEEETHVMMQEMSRNTAERKLLLKDIYRQLKLMQFSCHQKNQNMEYKFCKQQEGGRADGLSQVLYEDLNPTVVIRGGSTIHSMPAPSEHAKSTMSNILCIEYNN encoded by the exons ATGAACTCGGAAAGCAAAAGAAAGTTTCATCAGTATGTTGAGGTGGAGGAAGTAGGGCAACTTAAGAAACGAGTAGCACATCTGGAAGAAGAGACACACGTGATGATGCAAGAAATGTCCCGAAACACAGCAGAAAGGAAGTTATTGTTGAAGGACATATATCGACAACTGAAACTCATGCAGTTCTCTTGTCACCAAAAAAACCAAAACATGGAGTACAAGTTTTGTAAG CAACAGGAAGGAGGGAGGGCAGATGGATTGTCTCAAGTTTTATATGAAGATTTGAATCCAACGGTGGTGATTAGAGGTGGTTCGACAATACATTCAATGCCGGCTCCAAGTGAGCATGCAAAAAGTACAATGTCAAACATCTTATGCATAGAGTATAATAACTGA
- the LOC111898904 gene encoding uncharacterized protein LOC111898904: protein MGSASSTLTQYDIEDVQEHCNHLFSQQEIVSLYQRFCQLDRTAKGFISADEFLSVPEFAVNPLSQRLLKMVDGLNFKDFVIFLSAFNPKASMLQKIELIFKVYDSDYNGKVTFNDIMEVLRDLSGSFMSDKQREEVLIKVMQEAGYSKDSSLLVDDFVKILDHPGLKMEVEVPVD, encoded by the exons ATGGGTAGTGCATCTTCTACTCTAACTCAATATGATATTGAAGACGTTCAAGAACACTGTAATCATCTAT TTTCCCAGCAAGagatagtttctttgtatcagAGATTTTGCCAACTTGATCGCACTGCCAAGGGTTTTATTTCTGCCGATGAGTTTTTATCAGTACCAGAGTTTGCAGTGAATCCTCTGTCTCAG AGATTGCTTAAGATGGTGGATGGTTTGAACTTTAAGGACTTTGTGATATTCTTGTCAGCTTTTAATCCTAAAGCAAGCATGCTTCAGAAGATTGAAC TTATATTCAAAGTATACGACTCAGATTATAATGGTAAGGTGACTTTCAATGACATAATGGAGGTTTTGCGGGATTTGAGTGGCTCTTTCATGTCAGATAAGCAAAGAGAG GAAGTTTTGATCAAAGTCATGCAGGAAGCTGGCTACAGTAAAGATTCTTCTCTGCTGGTGGATGACTTTGTTAAG ATTCTTGACCATCCTGGATTGAAGATGGAGGTTGAGGTCCCGGTTGACTAG